Genomic segment of Brachyhypopomus gauderio isolate BG-103 chromosome 10, BGAUD_0.2, whole genome shotgun sequence:
TCTGGGACAGACATCTCACATCACCCCCTCCCACTTCACCTTTCTGTGCCCTGCACTGCTCTACCAGATAGACAGTGGCGTGTGTCTTCACCACGCAGAGTCCGACACGCAGGACGTCAAACAGAGCACAGCTTTTCTTAAAGGTCAACAGTCTTTATATCGATTTTGGTCAGAAGTGCCAATGTTTTTATCAGGTTGGGGCGCTGTGATCAGGTTGAGTAGTCTTTCAAACACTGATGAGGAAGTGTTGCTGAGACCAAAGATGTAATCAAAGTAACAGTGTTGCAGACATCCAGTTCAATTCACATGCAGATTAAAATTCTTAGAATATAAAGGGCATTAatgtagaggtgtcaattccaggttcagagattaaaagtcctcaccaggattttgctcaggcttcctggattgtgttgattccattaattttacctggattgcactaattagcaaaatcctggtgaggacttttaatctctgaacctggaattgacaccactaatTAAATGGCTGCAAATCTATCATTGCTCTTGCTATATCTTCCAATTAAATGTGTTAAAGGTGCAGTCAGTGATTTCAGTTTTTACCCTTGTTTTTTTCCATGTGCATATATTTAAGTAATTGACCAGAGCCCTGTTATTTATAGTTGCTGAGACGGAGCCCAGGACTTTTATGCTTGAGCAACTATTTTAGTAATTGTTGGCATGATGTAAGGACAGTGTACCTGAAGGAGTCCTAAGAGGGACCATTTCACACACTGGagccagactgtgtgtgtgtgttgtgtgtgtgcagctttgGCTTGGGCCTCATTGGCACTGCTGGGGATCAGTCTCCCCTCCCTGCTCGCCCTGGCACTGGTGCCCCTGCTACAACCCCCTGCTCTCCACACCTACCTGTGCCCTCTGGTCGCCATGGCAGTAGGCACGCTCTGTGGAGATGCCTTGCTACACCTGCTGCCCCATGTAGGTGAATGACCATAATAATGCAGTGAGCACCATTCTTTTAAAGATTTTAAAGGTTTGGTAAAGTGTTTGATCAGTGTTCGATGTTTTGCACATGTATGTGTCTCCTGTGACTAACATGTAATGCCTCATTTGTTTCAAACTCATTAATGCTGTTTGTTGCCAATGGAGAAAACACACTCCATCCTGAAGAAGGTGGTGTTGATGTAGTTGGGTGTAGTTGACAGGGTTGTTTATTTGTGGTCTTTCAGGCCAGTTCTGGGCCACACAGCGATCACCGGGACGCAGTTCTGAAGGGCCTGAGTGTGTTGGTTGGAGTCTACATACTCTTTGTGTTTGAGAGTGGACTTGGCCTTAAACAACACTCCAAAGTAAGGATCATATCACGCTCTGGGAGCAGACCTCCCCCTGAGTCTTGCTTCTGCAATGGTGGAGGAGCAGATCAGGTGTTCACAATGTTTGAGTTTTTTATGTGTGGTTGTATTTTCCACTCAGAAATCAAGAAATAAGAGGCAGGATGCAGACGCAGTCATGGAGATGGAGGCATTGGAGGGTGAGTGTTAGGAGATGAGGACACACTTAAACAATCATTTATCGAAGTTTTGTGGTGATCAATTCTAGACTTACCAATTTTTACTTTTAAAGTAAATGTAAGAAAGGAAATTGGGCAATTAGAAATAAGCACCAACTGCAAATTTACCTCTATGAAATCCTATTTGGAAGAGCCTACATTTAAAAAAGTTGTATGGGAAATTGTCCTGAAAAGAAACAACGTCCATCTTGGTATCTGCCTTTTATTAAATAAATTGATGAGAAAATGAGAAACACAGTACAAAAGAACATTTGACTGTAGCAAACTTAAAATGTACTGCGCATTTCTCCAGGTTCCTCTCCCCCTGAACAAATGGTGAACCCCGAGTCTGGCCACAGGCATTCTCATGGGCCGCCTGCTGTGGGGACCTCAGGCCTCAGCAGTTTGGTCTGTATGGTCATCATGGGAGATGGGATACACAACCTCACCGACGGACTCGCTATCGGTGCGTGACTCACCTACCATGATGAGGAAGAGCGAAGTTAAAATAACGTCTTGCTCGTAGCGTCTACCATAACCACTAGCTTCATGTTTTAATGTAAGGTTAAAACAGCTGCTGTGTCCTCCTCTGGTTTAAGTCATTGTTGTCATCGTTAGCCTCAGTAACAGACTGACACGTTGGTTTGCGGTGACTTCACCTGTCTCCTTCAGGTGTGGCGTTCTCTCAGAGTCTGACCGGAGGTCTCAGCACCGCCATCGCTGTGCTCTGCCATGAGGTTCCTCATGAACTCGGTACGGCCCGAAGCTTCCAGGATGCCTGCTGCTGATGCTGACACACTTAGCAAGTCCATTCAGAGAGCTCGCAGCACGAATAAGACAATCGGCGATGTTCATATCTGACATTTTACATCACAGACGGTCACTTTTGAATAGTTATGCTGTAGAAATTATAAAGTCACAAGTCATTACTTTATTATGTTTACCTCCTCGATTGCTGTAGCTAACAGGGTCTTGTTTTCATTCAGTGGAATGCCATGGCTGGCACCACTTTTGAACTTTATTGACCTCTTTTGTGAAGTAAACTGGTTTTGACCAAATGGCAAGTTGTCAGCTGGGTGTTTATACATTTGTAATATACATCTATTCTGTATGCACATGTAAAACTACAGTCATTTAACTTTAGTATACTGAAGTGAAAAAGGACTGACGTTGTCCTGTAGCTACAGGCTAGTTCACTAAATGCaaaatgaggaaaaaaaaagtaaaaaagataAAAGTAAAACCAGCCAGCCCTAGCAGGCATTAACCCCTTCAACCCTGCTCCTGCTCAGGTGACCTGGCGATGTTGCTAGCTGCTGGCTGGTCTGTGCGTAGGCTGGCCACGTTGAGCCTCCTCTCAGCTCTGCTAGGTTACGTGGGCGTGCTGGCCGGCACGGTACTGGGCCATCGGTGGGCTGGGCACTCACCATGGATCCTGACCTTCACTGCCGGAGTCTTCCTCTACGTCGCTCTCGCAGACATGGTAAGAAGAAACGGGTCTGCCCTGGGCAATATGTGTTTCTCTTGTGAATATTAAGGAAAGGAAAGAAATAAACTACAGTTAATAAAAATAGTGCAAGGCTTTTCTTTTGGCAAAACTTCTAGCATGAACAGAGGTTGGAGGGCTCctgtcttatatatatatatatatattgttactTCTCTATTTACAGATGCCAGAGATGCTACACGGTGAGCCAGAGTTGAAGAGTCCACTCAGGCGTTTTATCCTGCAGAGCCTGGGGCTGCTGACAGGGGGCGCCATTATGCTGTGCATCGCCCTTTTTGAGGAGGACATGACTGTTAACTTGGGGCTCGAATGAGAGAAGGAAAACAGCATGCAGGATAGGGCGTGTCTGCTCCCGTGGACATTGGGACGTTTCAGGGGTCTGTCTATGAGAGCGTGCTGGGAGGGGGGTCCGTACGTCACCTCAGAACAGACTCCACTGGTGACAACCATCTGGACACGATCTAGAAAGGATGGAGTAAAGTTATTACCATGGAAAACTAGTTTGGGGCATTTCCAGGTACTTTCCTCCTGGAGTTTTAGTTCCATCTTTAAAAGAACAAGAGTGTATTGTGTTAAGTATTACGTGGTGACTGAATTTGATATTTTAGTCCTTAGAAACATGATTATCAGTAATATTTATATTGATCTCAAAGTTTTTGTTGACAGTACTAGTGAAATGTTTGGACACACGACTTTTTATagtatttattaaaataaatagaaCATACAATTTGTTTATGCTCCCTAAACTAATTTCATTCAGAACCTCAGCCTTGTACCCTGCAAACATTCACTGTGTGAGCCTGAGGGAGAAGCATCTTGGGTGGTTGCTTCAGGAGTCCCGTTAGAACAATCACTGTGTGAGCATCATGGGTGGTTGCTTCAGGAGTCCCGTTAGAACAATCACTGTGTGAGCATCATGGGTGGTTGCTTCAGGAGTCCCGTTAGAACAATCACTGTGCAAAGCCGCCAGCAAAAGGTGGAGACTTATAGAACAGTAATTGTTTAACACAGAATAATCACAAATGCTTATTTCACTTTTGATAATTTTTCTAAAATGtagaaaacagtaaaaaaataaaataaagatgtgTCCAATTTTATGGCTGGTACCACATTTTACCATTTATATCATTATACACCCTTTTAACAACACTATATACTGACAGTGATCCCTAGTCCTATAAAACCTACAAGTATCCTTATTTTGTCAGTTTACAGGTGAATATTGCAACTTGTGCAACAATGTACAAGTTCCAGTAGTTTTAAAGACTAATGAAAGGTTTTAAAGTAAATACTTTCAACTTTCCCAGGCATCCAaagtagaacacacactcagggtCCTGTAATCCAGGTGAGAGGCAGGAGGAGAGTGGCCATTCCTCCCTTCTGGTACTCCGTTTGAGAATGACAAAAGCACAACACACAGGACATGTATGTAGCAATAGCACTTTATTTCAAACATAAACCAATCCTAAGCCACAATACTGAATGACGAGACCTACTGGCTGCAGCACATTATGAGACGGGCAAATGCAAAGAtgtggggttttttgttttgctttgtcaGAGTTCATATAATAcaaaactgaaaacaaaaatgaaaacaaaaaatgttCCTTCTTGCTTAAATACATGTACAGATATTTCACATCTGTTGGTAACAATTAACCATTTACAAGCGTTTACTATGAATTAACAAGGCAAAGTGCTTTCAGGATTGCATTGTCACACAGAGATGGCTTGAGGTTTGCGGGCATGGGTTAGGGGTGTAGGGAGTGGATGAAGATGGGTTTTCCTTGGGGCTACAGGTTACCATGGACACCAGGACAAACGTGGCAAGAAACCACCAGTCACCGGTGTCCAAACTATTAATGCGTGTCTACAGACATTCAAAGGCTGATATGATGCAGATATTTGAGATTGGTGTTTTTTGGAACAGTGTAAGGCTTGGGGATTATATAAACCCCATCAGTACAGAATGATGAATAGAACTCCAACCTATGCCCTGTCAAAGCCCCGACCAGCAGTAGAAAATTTGAATTGTTGCGTCGGTACCAAAGTCATATACCCACTTGCACAATCCCAGAAACAGgccaaacatcacacacacgccacagaGATGTAAACTTGAATTCAGAGGGCTCACAGTGAACATTGAAGTGACAGGGAAAGGCAACATCACAAGTttaaaaattaaacaaaaacaatataCAACTATATACTGGGGGGTGGAAACTGAGGTACAATTGAAGAAAAGGggtgaaaaaaaacaaaacagggaaATGTTGACGTCTTCCCcgtctttgtttttttgtttttttgatgTTTGCAAACTACATTTATGATGAGAGAAAGATGCAACATGCATGACATCATTTGAACTATAATGGGGGGAAAAATGTGTCAAAAGGAACAGAAGAATCATTGTCTAATACAGTCTGGCTTCACATTCCAGTGGTACTCTGCTGTATATACACATAATATTCTCACGTCACACTTAACACAGCCAAgcacacagttttttttttgtttgtttttaaatattatcGTTTTGTTGATTATAAGTTACATACATCTGTtccatatacatacatatttcCATTTGTCACCACGACAGGTGAAATATTTGATAGATCAAGCTGCAACAGGCAGAGGTAGGAATAATGCTACTACTTGTTATAAACATTAATAATGGATGAATTTAACTCTGGTTCGGGTCAGGCTTTAAGCAGAGGCAGACCTGTGTCTAATGCAAACAAGTCATCATCTTATTGGCTGATATACAGGAGTGGTGATGCAGCACGTGCCAGAGCCCCAGTAATGGGACACATGCGTGCTGCTGCTGGCATCTACTCTAACTTGGACAGAACAAGAGTATTTGCAGATATGTCAATGAGGTATACAAGGTTTGATATGACCCCATTCTCCTACATGTTAAGGCGcacgcacacaacacaacacacacacacacgcgtgcacgcacacacacccagggtgGTGCCTGACACCATCAGAGCATAGtatttttgcttcttttgtaaCATCAAACCTTCGGAAAATGTCGTCGACTTTGGGTCCTTGCGAAACTGGATTAGAAAACGAGACTCTACAAGACCCACTAGAATATAGCCAGTCCATTCAAAATGGCCATGTCCTGTACACAATCAAATTCACATTCAGTCTGACTGAAGTAAGGCTCTCTCAGTGCTGAAATCAAAACTCGAGTTTCAGTCTCAAGGAGAGGGTGTTTACTTAAGGTGCCATTGAATACATAGTTGAGCCAACGTGACCCAGcaatcaaatgtttcaaaatatACAATTGTCTCTTGATTGTATTGCTTGTTTTAGAATGAAATCAAATCACCAGATGTTACTGGCCACTTCTACAGAGACACGGATTGGTCATATGTCAAGATACTAagctttgttgtgtttttttttttgtttttgttttccaaaGCAGTGTGCTCGCTGTGGTACAGGTCTAAACACTTTAGTACTGATTGCTTATGGTAAAAAACTATGGACCTTAAAAGTAggcacaaaaaaacaaacaaaaaaaaaaaaacgtgaaaTTGTATAACGTGAAAGTCCTTCAATCTTGGTCATCAAATACTGAACTAAATTTTCTTGGTGCAACCACACCAATTCAATGGAATGTTGCATGAATTGGCTTAAATCTCATTAGTAAGATTTGGAGTCTGTAGAAATGCTAAACCTGTTCTTTACAGGTGTTAGGGAATTTTTGCCTTGTACTCCATCTGTGTGCTGTTACTTGGGTCAACCATAAAGAGATTTATGACAAAGACTTACTGCACATTTTCAAAGGCCTGCTTGCTCAGACCCCCATCAGCTCCTGGAATAGTCCCTTCACTACAGACCACAGGGGATATACACATAATTCACTAGTTACTGGCCATAGTCAACAACAACTCTTAATTGTACCACAAATGGCCACACCAGGAAATTAACAGTTAGGCATTTTTTGGTGTGAAATAATGGAGATTAAAAGTTCTAACCTGTTTACACATATACACGGCCCCAAGTCAAGCTTGTGAACCACAAATGCTGATTTAGCCTAGTATAAAAACGTTCAATGGCAAAGGGGGGGGTCCTTTCACACCTACGAGTTGATCATGAATGTGCTACCTTACCAGAAAGCTCAAGGTATTGACATGGTTGGATAATCACAGTCTGCAGCGAGTCTTTTGTACATTCCACAAGAAAGTGCCACTTTTATGGAGAGTTTCCAAAAtcatccccccccacacacagggggataaacaaaaacaaaaacaaaccaaccCTGCTTGGAGAAAGTGGTAAATTTATGAGAAGTTTCCTCCAGTTCTATGGTGCACAAGAAGGTTATTGCACTTCAATCCATCTCAGGTGGACACTAGAATGACATCACAAGGTAAAGACGAATCATGCGGACGTTCTACAAGACACAGTTAGGACCAATTTCAaccacacgcgcacgcacaaaaataataaaaataaaaaaataaattaagaaaaaaaaaaaaacaccacacgGCACACGACTACCTACTTCGCTAAAGATGTCACAACTCTTAAAGGTTTTTCCATTCTTAATCTGAATGCATCTCTAGCTAGCACACAATAAGTTCATGTTGAATTAGATTTACAAAGATTATTTTCTCCTTTGCAATGATACAAAGTAAGTCCATGCTTCCAGCCCTCCTGGACTCCATTTCACCACAAAACGCTCACATAAAAACTAGCCGAATGGTGTCAGAGTTCATTTACACCAATCGTTCATTCGTAAGGCTCACTAAAGGGTTGAATGGAAGACCATACCCTGTGGCATGTACTTGAGAACAAAAGGCACAATCCCACATTTTAACCACATGGTGTAGTAGTTTCAATTGACAGTGAAGACGCGTACTCAAAAAACTCAAAAGAGCAGCATGCCACATATAGCAGTAATATGGACCAGCTGAGACGCTTGGCCATCCGATTCTCAGTAAGTTCGTACAGTCAGTTTCAGGTCAATAAAGATAATGTGTAATAGCTGTACAGGTATGTGGGGGTTCCTAAGTCTGAAAGAAAATATTCCTGCATAGCTTTTGTTACACATGATAGGATGGAGTTTAAAGGGATCTCCATTTGCCTCGTGTAAAGCCAACTCTAATCAGGCTGAAGTGGTTGTGTCACAAAGGGCAATAATCATGCAAGCTGCCACAGCAGAAAAAACTGGAGAAGCAATTTGACAAAAATCACTCCCATATTAATGAGTCCGATGCAAGAGGCGATACTAAAGAGATCGTTAGTGGTGGCCATGGAATTCCACCCTTAGCCAAGGTAAAGGACATCAATTAAAGTTTAAGAGCACCCTATAGACGGTCTCCTCTTTCACAGAAAGACCTGGTTTGCCTTCTGAATTGAACTTACTGTACATGTGCACCACAGAAACACAAGCACAGCCACTTTAAAAGACCACTAGTTTTGAGGTAAGAGCAATAGATAAACGCAACTCAAAGTACTGTTCATAGCACTCTGAATGGCTCTCTTCCATTCCACCCATCAATAATGTTGCCACTGCCTAAGGATGATGCGTTTCTACTGTTCAAAAGTCCTGTAAAAGGAACACAAATGGTAGTGATCGGTTGAACCATCAGCCTTGGTGTTTTCACAACAGGAAATGTCTCTTGCTCAACTTCATACATATTTGTTTAAGCCAATCAGCACTCAGGTTCTCTGGAAAGACTCTGGTAGACTGAAGATCCAcataaaagctaaaagaaagaCCACCAAGATGTTTCCCCCAAACCATCTGACAGACACCATTAAACTATTCTGCCTAAACATTGTTGCCATGATATTTTCTTTTCAAAACTCCAATAGACGAGTGAGCTTCTAGACACGATTCTGTGGTCAGAAGAAAACGTCCCAAGAAATATGAAATCACATTGCAAGTGCTGCAACTGCTTGTTGATTATACCATTTCATCTTAAGGCAAATATCTATAGATAAATAGGACATAGCATAAATCAAATAGGTATTTATATATTGCCTTAAATGGACGCGTCAAGTAGTTGGGACACTAAAGTCCACTGAGGTAAACTAGACAATCCGTCAGTTAATACCACCTTTGAGAGCATCAGCTACAGACAGACATAAAGCAAACCAATAAGACATGCTCATAGCTACAGTTCCCTTTTCTGCTAATTGGATGCAATTCTTAAAAGGCCatagttaattttttttatatatatacacacacacacacacacacacacattttatgcACAGTTTAAATTGTACTTTTAATTTGTCAGCTTACAACTACCTGCATGCATCACAGCATGATCACTGCGTACTAGAATTTATCCTTGCATCAAAGGCTGACCGAACTCCTTGATGAAGTGGATCTACAACAAAAACTATGGACTAAAATACCAGAATGTGTTTAACTCAAAACatgcacttaaaaaaaaaacctacttAAATATCCCCTTTTGTTAAAGTTAAGGCATCTCATCAAATAACAAAAGCAAACCTTGCCTATTAAGATACTGGCCTTAGGACATGACAGTGCTTCATGAGTTGCTGACAAATCAAGTCTCTTATGAAGTGCAAAGAAAATCTTAATCCTTAGGGTTTTACAATGCTAGATGATGCTTGAGAATGTAGTAAATCCATACACCCACGAACCTCCACAAAAGCCAAAGTTAAATTGATCTACAAagtcattttattttaattcttTTAAGTATGATCATTAACCCAGTAGCTCATCTCCGGTTCATAATATGCTACGGTAATGATCACACAAAACATGATCCATTTTCATTGCCTGAGAAACTCACGTTGAAAGTGGGTGATATGGCATGATGGTTAGGAAAAGGAACAAACACCACTGTGTTCTACAAAAAaatgactcactgtgtgaacacCTGGCCTACATCAATTTCAACTCCAGGTTTCCTGCTGACTGCATCAGGTGTACAGGCTAaggattctttttttttattatggaaAATACATTTAAGAAAGAGCTGCAGGTGCTTTAAAATCACAGCAGATTCCAGCCAATTGGTAAAAGGGAGAGAAATACAATTATGAGGGTTTTCCTTCAATGTGGCTTTCTGTGTCAGACATAAATGGCAGTGCAAATTTGCTTTAATTCATTATGATGGACTTACCAAGTGTCTAGGTATTATATTTTGTTCAAAGTTTACTTCTGTACCCAAAACCTTTTCCTGAATAATTTGGTAACAAGAATGGTTAGCTTATTTGTGTTCATGAAATACTCATTTCATAACTGAAACCGCATGCAGCATCCTGGCAGACACACCCAGACATCCTCCTGAGAGCACACTTCCCTTCCTGCATGTGAACGTCACGCTCACTCAAAGCCACGGAGAACTACTGCTTGCAAAGTGCCTCTCTCCTGTTTAACGGACATCAACAAAAGTGCTTAGCTGAGATGTTCTGTGCACAGAGGACCAATTCCACAATCAACCAGCATCCAAAAGATCCAATCATTCTATACTCTGTAGatgaaaaaactaaacaaacagtTATGCTTGTTTTGAAAACAGAGCTCCAAAAATAATAATCTCATTGTATCTGGCTTAGCCTCAATAACCAAATTACATAGGAAAATAAATAACTTATGGAAGCTTCCAGAATGTTTTATGGCTTTACTGTGACACTAAATTTGGGTTATTGAGATGGTAGGTTATAAATATACTATACGTTTCAGTCATATGTGGTCTCAATCTCAATAAGTGCAGTGGGGAAAGTGAGataataatataatgataataatgggAAATTAAAAGCCCTTTCAACTGATTGTCTCATTACTAATTGAGCAAATATTGCATGTCCATCACTGGGGCAGGAATGGATATTTCTGGTCCAAATATTTTCTAAAAATGTGTGACTCAATGTTAAAAATGGAAGCACATCTGTACACTGACAAATTAATCCACCTTTGGCAATAAGGAAGcattcaggaaaaaaaaaaaacaaacaaaaatgggaAACATTGCTTTAAAGAATCTTCATCAAGCCTAAGACAGGAAAAGCCCAGCTTCTACGAAATTATAAAGATGAATAAAATTTAAAAGACATCTCAGACTTTGGTCATTTCAATACATTTTGCTAAAGGAAACTCAAACAGGTAGAACCTTAAATCAGCTGGATACACAACACCCAACTAATGATTTTCagtttgtgttttctgttaATTGCAAATATGAAATATAGAAGGTAAAGCCACACCCCCAGACAAAACAAAGCCACACCCCCAGACAAAACATcagcagacaaaaaaaaaattcctatTTGAGTATTAAAGAAAAACACTGAACTGACATTCTCCAAATTGTACTACCTCAAAAAGCTGAAAAGTGTTTCATATGGCTGAATGGTGTGTTAAGGAAGCGCCACTAAAGCTGAGAGTGGTGTATAGTTTGACTGGActttcaaaaacaaaaacaaactaaaTCTCTCAAAAGGCACTGCGAAAGCAGCTCAACGCAACACTAAAGGTTTATATGGTCagctgaggggaaaaaaaaaagcactgcACAGAGACTCAAACTAGCAGCTTTTCTCCCGCGTCCTCCCAAACCGAAAACAGAAGATGGTCTCTAGGAGCTAGTACCTTACAAGAGGTTCTAATGTCCTGAAGGCCTGCGTCCACTCTAATGCTAGTGCCATACACAGCATTTCCAACGTCCCGAAGGCCTGCGTCCACTCTAATGCTAGTACCGTACACAGCATTTCCAACGTCCCGAAGGCCTGCCTCCACCCTAACGCTTGTGCTTTCAGCTCTCCTGCTTCAGTGGCACGTGTGGGTCATCTCGCAGGACTGACGGTGCACGCTGGCGTCACTCGTGTGCTGTTCTTCAGGCTGGGATCTGGACTAACAGATATGTTCTGTGCACCTATTGCAATGTCCCTAGCTTATTACTTCCTTTCAAGAATGCCTACAGTAAACATGCACCGTTTTAGACCTTCAAACCCAGAGGTCACTGGTCGTTTGGCTTAAGGTTGTATGGTTTTCCCTTGTCAaagcaaaaaaagagaaaaataaagtgccccccccccctccccccacattTGTGCTGAATTCAATTG
This window contains:
- the slc39a5 gene encoding zinc transporter ZIP5, whose protein sequence is MKQRNFGMPVKFKLVICVYSSFVVISFTQTSVTHSRDLAPDSAREHLDEAFEEQGYYLQRLFLEYGTNGTLTYEGLQSMLGRLGLGEVSVLEIRHGAAKQSSPSPPHFHPRSHEDHHHHHHHSHLASVPSNNVSEAVTSRPREITSSVEVKAAASAGAGWRDSSQPASLPAAETGWQADVSVLSDHLTKKHIHENCLNVTQLLWNFGLGQTSHITPSHFTFLCPALLYQIDSGVCLHHAESDTQDVKQSTAFLKALAWASLALLGISLPSLLALALVPLLQPPALHTYLCPLVAMAVGTLCGDALLHLLPHASSGPHSDHRDAVLKGLSVLVGVYILFVFESGLGLKQHSKKSRNKRQDADAVMEMEALEGSSPPEQMVNPESGHRHSHGPPAVGTSGLSSLVCMVIMGDGIHNLTDGLAIGVAFSQSLTGGLSTAIAVLCHEVPHELGDLAMLLAAGWSVRRLATLSLLSALLGYVGVLAGTVLGHRWAGHSPWILTFTAGVFLYVALADMMPEMLHGEPELKSPLRRFILQSLGLLTGGAIMLCIALFEEDMTVNLGLE